CGCCataactattgttttttaattttccctttttattgggaaggcaaagAGTTATAGCCTATACAGCCTCGTCATTAAAATAGTGTTTGCAATGAAATTCAATACGTTATGCCTAAGCCAAGTCTTCATATTATTTCCATGCTTAGTAATAAAATAGGTCAAATCtaagttttcattttaatttcttcatttttttttaattttcagttcGGGACCAAGTCTATTGTTAAATCCATTATTTTGCccaatattagttattattttcataaattgctTAGTACATCTCTGTTCTTTTcagtatttttactataaagCGCGGGACAAGCTAAGATTTGCAGTAACTGAGCGGATCtcaacaataaattgttttccaAACAATACCTCACTGGTGACGGGTGACGGGACATTCCAGTCTCactatgataaattattattttcctgtGGTTCTACATGGATGTTGTTAAATATGTTATGGAAATAGTAacttatataggtacttatttctCATTCATAGACACATTGTATTCACAGGACATACTAtgaagaatatttttacaatctaTTTTTAATCTTACGCGCAATTTTTTTCTCCGAAATAGGCCCTAGGCCCTAGCACCTATTTAGAAATATTGCTAAAATGTACTAACTACGATGCTCAAGTTAACAGGTGTTTAGCGTATTGAGGGTAGTCGGAAAACATACACAAAAACTACTGTTGGTGATGGTGCCACCACGCACTGAcctctatattttatttcaaagtataaaattattagatcGGTCTTAGTGCGTCTCCggaaatatatatgttttcaaTCACCTAAAATGAGATTAAATCCACGTATTCTATCGTCAGTGGCAGCGTTTGCAATAACTTGTGTTGTGTACGCCGCGGCTTATTATTACAAGAGTCGGAATACTGCAATAAACGAAGTCATGGTATTTTGTAAACTGCAATATAATGCACACAActgttttgataaattaatgaGTTACGTAGAATCAGCTAAATCAAACGTTAACGTGTGCATGCCTGGTATCCACAACGCGGCAATTCAGGGACGattgattaatatattaaagaagaaaaatatcaCAATTCGCATCATAGTCGACCAGCATAGATGCAACGAGTCGAACGAGTTCTTTATAAAGGAACTTAAGGAAGCGGGTAAGGACTTTACGataagtatagatttaagtatttgtatttaaattttttttatgcaggaaaaaatttacaaacactGTCTTCGTCAGAAATGAATAATTTTCAAACCCATTAAAACTGGGAATTCCAAGTTCGTTCTGTTGGATACACGCGACTATAACAGTTCATTTAAAGTTTATCAGAATCGTGTTATATTGGTATCTTAAAATATGACAAACTTGTTCTAGGagctgaaataaaatacaaaatcacaGAGCCATTCAAGATGCAACACAAATTCTGTTTAGTTGACGATCGAGTTCTGATGACAGGCACACTAAACTGGGGCAACGATCGTTCCTCAGACCACTGGAACTATGTTTACATCACCAACAAATCTCAATTAGTAGATccaattaaaaaagaattttatcaaATGTGGGATGAATGTTTGCGCGATTTAGGGCATGTAAATGACAAAGACAACGAAAATGTACTGTGCGATACAGAAAATAACGAAAATATAGAGGACCAAACGAAATCGGAAACGATTCTTCGCGATACTGGCACGCCTGAGGTCTATATCATGTAAATCATGTAAAttgtaatagtttaaaaattttatgacattttgtCCGACTAGAGAGGTACTGTTTCATTAACTGTATAGttaataacatacaaatatctCTCGAAACGTTTCTTTTACAATTAGTATAGATGTGAATTTTAAGGCCGTGTTTttgattcttttaaaattatttttcgtattttaattgaatgttacaaatgttttattgtcaGAAACATGCccttattgtgtttatttatttacctttttaaattgtatagacgcccttataataatttgtagtttttataacatttttattacccGTGTTTATGGAAAGGCTGACTATTGCCAatgtttaatttctattttcttGGAAATCTATAAATCTAAATTCTCAATTTATGAAACTGCTTTTGAAAATGAAAGTGTTtcttaattctatattttcataattattgatCTTTTTATATTCTCCAATTGCTTTCTTTTTACTAAATTAACAGCTTATGTGGTCagctttgaaatttaatatttactgaatgaaattatatgtttattaatatttctataataaaaggaaattttttaatgattctcaattttgttttattaaattcattgatATACAAGGacagattattaaaaacttatttaaaaaaatactatactataaattatataacgcCTGaagatcaaatatttaaaaaaaggttttacagatttaattttctaGGCATACAAAATGGAGATCAATTCAAAAGGCTTGGCCCAGCTAAGAAAATGTTagctttactaaataaaatggatatttatgttcttgtacaatataattataatgctaCAGAGTGACTTATGAAGAAcaactgttttcaataaacaattaaccaccaataaat
The DNA window shown above is from Manduca sexta isolate Smith_Timp_Sample1 unplaced genomic scaffold, JHU_Msex_v1.0 HiC_scaffold_1887, whole genome shotgun sequence and carries:
- the LOC119191753 gene encoding mitochondrial cardiolipin hydrolase-like, whose translation is MRLNPRILSSVAAFAITCVVYAAAYYYKSRNTAINEVMVFCKLQYNAHNCFDKLMSYVESAKSNVNVCMPGIHNAAIQGRLINILKKKNITIRIIVDQHRCNESNEFFIKELKEAGAEIKYKITEPFKMQHKFCLVDDRVLMTGTLNWGNDRSSDHWNYVYITNKSQLVDPIKKEFYQMWDECLRDLGHVNDKDNENVLCDTENNENIEDQTKSETILRDTGTPEVYIM